The nucleotide sequence TCATATCCACAAGTTTTTTAGCTTCAAGACTGTTGAATCCCATCCTAAGCAGGACAGAGCGCTCAATTGAAGGACTCGTGTGCGTCCTTGCAAGCTCTACAAGTGGATCTACAACTTTCTCGACAAGTTGCCAAAAGTAAGCGTTGAGCTCTTCGTCAGTCATATTCTGAAGGTGCTTTGACCTTTCCTGGAAGTCATCTGGTCTTGGTCTCATCTTATTCCCTCCCCAACCTCTTCTATCCATTTAAGAATTTCTTCTCTACTTGCTCTCAAATCTTCTTCAAGGAATTTCAATTCTGTTTCGTTGAATTCTTTTCTGTTTTCGCGTTTGATCAGCTCTTTAAGATAGCTCTTTTTCATCTCTTCAACAGGATATTCGATTACACCTATCTGTGCGGGGTGTTCTGGTATTGCGATAACTTTTCCAGGCTTATCTTCTTTTATTGGATCGCCTCGTTTAACAATCATCCCCATCTTTTTTGCAAATGTGAGCTGTGCGGAAGGTAATTTTCCAGCGCCCGTGTATTCGGTTTCGTTTACAACGATAGTCTTGTCTTCGTCCATCTCAAGTGCGAGTGCTATCGCAGCCGTCAAAGATGTATTACCTGCAGGTCCTCTCTGCAAGCCTTCCAAGTGTGCAAGCATCTCTGTTACGTAGAAGACTTCTCCTTGAGTTACAAGGACGTATCTGTCCATATACCTGAGAGGTCTTGCCGCGTTCTTTGGCACGTCTGATCTATCAGGAAATACGGCGAATGGGATTCCGAAGCCCGTATGGCCTGTTGTGAAGTACTTTTTATTGAAATCGTTGTCGCTCGCCATGTGAAGACCTCTTAAGTCCACGCTTGCGCCTATTATCTTTGTTTCAGTTGCACCTGCTTTTTTCAAACCGCGTGCGGTTCCTGTGATAAGTCCACCACCTGCGTGTGTAACAACAACCGCATCAGGATACTTGCCCGTCAATTCTTTCATCTGCTGAGCGATTTCGTATCCGAGCGTCTCTATCCCTGCTATGGCGTACGGTGAGTAAAGCGAAGCGTTGAAATATCCTGTTTCTTCAAGCAATCTCAGAGTGTAATAGAAAAGCTCTGGTCCGACGGTAAGTTGGACAACCTCCGCGCCATATGCTTCACAAGCTCTGCCTTTTTCGAGGATCTCGGGCTGTCCTCTCCACTGGCTGTCGTAGCATTCCTGAACGATGATACATTTTAAACCTCTTTTTGCAGCTTGAGATGCAACCGCTGCACCATAGTTACCACTCGTTGCTGCAATGACACCTTTGTAACCGAGTTTTTGAGCATGATAAACACTGACAGCTGCTCTTCTGTCTTTAAAACTCCCTGACGGGTTTGTCGCTTCGTCTTTTAAAAATATCCTCGCGCCTTTGCCTTTTGGAGCTATCTTCTTAATCAATCTATTTATATTCTTCAATTCGACAAGCGGCGTGTTACCCACACAAGTTTCAGCCTGTATTTCCCGGACTTCTTCTATCGAATATCCGACTTCTTTCATCATTTTTTCATAATCGAACGCTATTCCGTTGATGATGAATTTTTCGTAATCTATCCCGACAGCTTTCTTCATTATCTCGGCGCGTCTTGCCATAACTGCGCTATAGGATATGTCGAGGTTATTTGCCATTTTTCTCACCACCTGAATGCTCATCACTTTCTAAGAATTCTCGTAATTCCATGCCTATGGTGATGAGCTCCGGCACTGGCTCGCCAAAGTCATGCTCATACTTTGGATTGACAGCAACCAATGTACCGGAAACAATCCTACCCGTTGGTGTTTTTATGTTCACGGTATTTCCAATTTCGGCTTTTTCATCTATCAGAAAACCTTTGACACGCATTTCAAGAGGGACTTTCTTCGTATCGTCAGGTACTTGCGGCGCTCGTTCAGTTGGTTGCAAAATCCTCACTTGAACTTGCACCCAATCGCCCTTTTTAGCAACATTTGGGAGCATTCGCTCACCTCCAGAATTTAGAAGTCAAGCTCATTTTGTGAATGAAAGTATTGACCTTGGAACCGGCAAATCTGCCATGCATTTCAGCCCCGGCTGAGCACCGATAACTATCGGTATCATGTTCGTTGCAATCGCTATCGTTGCCTTTCCTCCGGGTATCTCCGGTTTTATCGAAAGGTTTATATTTATGTCCCCGTATATCTCTATGTAATCTCCAGTATCGACACCTTCAAGGTGCGGATGAATCTGTTGCGGATGGTAGAGCTCAATCACGCATTTGTCTCCAACGTATGCCTTAGCTGAATGATTACACCCCGCAACCATGCCCGGTTGTACTTTAACGACGGGCGTTTCTCTGTATACGTTAGAAATTATCGGTTTTCGTTCTTCTTCAACTTTTGATATGTTCCATCCCAACGCTCTTGAAATCATAGCGATGCTCTGCGGGAAACCTATGTGTCCAACGATAGTACCTTTCTTCAAACCTTCTTCGAATTGCTCTGGCGTTGTTCCGACGCCTTGAGTTTCCATAACCGTCTTCCCAAACGGAGATAAATCGTTTATTCTTTTCGCTATTATCTTATCAACTCTTGTGCAAACACCAGTTAACGCTATTATGAGAGTGTCGAGCACAAAACCGGGGTTAACACCTGTTCCGAGAATCGTAACGCCATACCTTTTTGCAAGGCTGTCCATATAGAGCGATTCCTCTGGATGTGAATCAAATGGGAATGCCATCTCTTCTGCAATAGTTATTACGTTTGCATGATTCTTAACTGCGTATTCGATTTGAGGAAGCACGTCTTTTACGAAAGAGCTTGTAGCTATCACAACGAGGTCTGGATTTGTTTCCTCAATAACGTCGATTGAATCTCTAACGCG is from Fervidobacterium gondwanense DSM 13020 and encodes:
- a CDS encoding ornithine aminomutase subunit alpha, with translation MRPRPDDFQERSKHLQNMTDEELNAYFWQLVEKVVDPLVELARTHTSPSIERSVLLRMGFNSLEAKKLVDMIFERGLLGKGAGHIVWRIAKEHNIDYIEAGRRMINGQYWDEVDRIFKGVKHNG
- the ortB gene encoding 2-amino-4-oxopentanoate thiolase subunit OrtB; the protein is MANNLDISYSAVMARRAEIMKKAVGIDYEKFIINGIAFDYEKMMKEVGYSIEEVREIQAETCVGNTPLVELKNINRLIKKIAPKGKGARIFLKDEATNPSGSFKDRRAAVSVYHAQKLGYKGVIAATSGNYGAAVASQAAKRGLKCIIVQECYDSQWRGQPEILEKGRACEAYGAEVVQLTVGPELFYYTLRLLEETGYFNASLYSPYAIAGIETLGYEIAQQMKELTGKYPDAVVVTHAGGGLITGTARGLKKAGATETKIIGASVDLRGLHMASDNDFNKKYFTTGHTGFGIPFAVFPDRSDVPKNAARPLRYMDRYVLVTQGEVFYVTEMLAHLEGLQRGPAGNTSLTAAIALALEMDEDKTIVVNETEYTGAGKLPSAQLTFAKKMGMIVKRGDPIKEDKPGKVIAIPEHPAQIGVIEYPVEEMKKSYLKELIKRENRKEFNETELKFLEEDLRASREEILKWIEEVGEGIR
- the ortA gene encoding 2-amino-4-oxopentanoate thiolase subunit OrtA, whose amino-acid sequence is MLPNVAKKGDWVQVQVRILQPTERAPQVPDDTKKVPLEMRVKGFLIDEKAEIGNTVNIKTPTGRIVSGTLVAVNPKYEHDFGEPVPELITIGMELREFLESDEHSGGEKNGK
- the ord gene encoding 2,4-diaminopentanoate dehydrogenase encodes the protein MRIVTWGFGAMGRGIAKNIIESKFMKLVGVIDKNPEFIGKDVGELLGLGNYGVRVRDSIDVIEETNPDLVVIATSSFVKDVLPQIEYAVKNHANVITIAEEMAFPFDSHPEESLYMDSLAKRYGVTILGTGVNPGFVLDTLIIALTGVCTRVDKIIAKRINDLSPFGKTVMETQGVGTTPEQFEEGLKKGTIVGHIGFPQSIAMISRALGWNISKVEEERKPIISNVYRETPVVKVQPGMVAGCNHSAKAYVGDKCVIELYHPQQIHPHLEGVDTGDYIEIYGDININLSIKPEIPGGKATIAIATNMIPIVIGAQPGLKCMADLPVPRSILSFTK